The following is a genomic window from Paludisphaera rhizosphaerae.
GGCGTCGCGTAGCGGACGTGGTGCCACGAAGTCCCGGTGAGGAACCGCATCGCCCACTGGCCGGCCGCCAGGTTCCAAACCCAGAACCCGGCCAGCAACGCCGCGCCGGGGACCGCCAGCATCAAGATCGACCACGCGCCGAAGCCGTCGCGGAGGAACTCGCTGAGCGTTTCCCAGGTCTGCGCCAGGGTTGGCTTCGGTCCCATGAACTGATTGAAATACGCCTGTGGAGCATAGCGGCCGACGAAGAAGTAGAGGTAGCCGAAGAACGCCAGGACCAGCCATCCCAGTCCGACGTCGAACAGCACCAGCCGCCAGAGCGCCTTGCGGCCGACGTCCTCGTCCTCGCGAGGCGGCAGGAATGCCAACCAGGCGACGACGATCGCGAATTCCTGCCGGCAGGCCAGCATCCCCGCCACGCCGGCCGCCGTCAGTCCGACGCGTCTCGCACGCACCCCCTGGAACGCCCAGAGCACGAAGGGCGTGGCCATTGTCAGTTCTCGAAAGTCGTTCCAGACGATCGGCCAGGCCAGCGGCGTCAACGGCACGAGCGTCGCCGCCCCCAACGCGACGCGGCTCGAACCGGACTCCGACCGCGACAGCGTGTAAGCCGCCGGGATGACCCACCAGAAGACGACGTTGCAGATGACCAGCAGCGTCCGAGGGCTGGGGAACGCCATGTAGATCGGGGCGATCATGTACCGCGCCGGCGACAGGTAGTTCGACTTCCAGACCTGCGGCCCCTCGGTGGCGTATGACGAGATCGGCCGGACCGAGATCAAGCCGTCTCCCTGGGTCAGCGCCCAGTACCACTGGTTGTAGTACGCCAGATCCCACGACCAGCCGGTGCGCAGGTCGTCGTAGCGTTGCAGGGCCTGCGTGGTCGTGAGCGCCGTCAGCGCGGCCGTCAGCGCCGCCACGATCAACCAGGAGCCCGTCCGTTCGTCGATCCGCATCACGTCGCCTCAACGCCTCCGACTCGCCCCGCCTCAGTGTCGATATTATAAGGCCAGTCCGGTAGGTATGATGCGCGTCGGCGGCCGAGCGACGGCGAAATCGATGGGGGGGCGTTCCATGCAAGGACGACGAGTTCGTGCGACAGTCCTGGCGGCACTGGGCCTGGCTCTGGCGGCCGTCGCAACGGCATCGGTTCGAGGACGCTCGGAGAAGGTGGAACAGCCGCCGTTCTGGGAGTTGCTGGCGACGCTCCGCGGCGGGCGGTTCATCGACCTGACGCACACGTTCGCGCCGGGGATTCCGCACTGGGGGGGCGTACCGGACTCCACGGTGGAGACGCTGTACGACTTCGAACCGGGCGGCGGAACCATGGGCAAGGGCCTGCTCATCCACCGCTACAGCCTGGCCGGCCAGTGGGGGACGCACGTCGATCCGCCCGCGCATTTCATCAAAGGGCTCCGAACCGTGGATCAGATCGACGTCCGCGAGATGCTCCTGCCACTGGTCGTGCTGGACGTCCACGAGGCCGTCGCCGCCAACGCCGACTACACGACGACCCTTGACGACGTCCGCGCCTGGGAGCGCCGGCACGGCCCTATTCCCGAGGGGGCGTTCATCGCCCTCCGGACCGACTGGAGCAAGCGCTGGCCCGACCCGGCGGCGATGCGGAATGTCGACGCTCAGGGCGTCTCCCATACCCCGGGGTGGAGCCGTGAGGTGTTGCGATACCTGCTGGAAGACCGCAAGGCGACGGCCGTCGGTCATGAGACGCTCGACACCGACCCGGGCTCGGCGACCAGTCGCGGCGATTACGGTCTGGAAGCATACGTCCTGGGTCGCGACCGCTACCAGATCGAAGCCCTCGCGAGTCTCGACGCCGTCCCCGAAGCCGGCGCGATCGTCGTCGCCACGTTCCCCAGGCCCCGCGGGGGCTCGGGCTTCCCGGCGCGGGTCTTCGCCGTGGCGCCGTGACGGAGGCGGGCGGAAACATCCCGCCCCCGTCGCGATGATCATCGAGTGAACGTCAAGGCAGGCCCCTTGTCTCCTTCGGCCGCGCTGAAGGTGAACGAGTTGGGACCGATCGCCGAGACCTTGCCGGAGAGGGGCGGGCCCTCTTGCTGGAAGAGTCCGAGGGTGTCGTCCTTGTAGCCGGCCATGCCGGTGATGGACTGCTTCTGCCCCTTGGAGTCGACCTCCCAGGTGAAAACGGCGTCGTCGTCCAGGGTCAGGGTGATGGTCAGGTCGGGGTTCGGCTTGGCCGTCCACTTCCCATGCAAACTGGCTGGGGGCGGCGGAGGCGGCTGAAAATCAGGCTCCTCCTTGGCTTCGCCCTGAGGCGGCGTGGCGGCGTTCGCAGCGGCCGCCGGAGGCTGGCCGGGCTGCGCGGCCGGAGGCTGCGCCGGCTTGGCCGCGGCGACCTTCGCCAGTTCGTCGGACTTCTTCAACGCCTTGACGAACGACGCCGACAGCTTGTCCTCGGGGGCGCGCTTGACGACCTCCTCGAACTGTGCGGCGGCCGCGTCGTTGTGGCCCTGCACCATGTAATGGTAGGCCAGCAGGAAGTAGGAGGCAGGGTCGGTTGGAGCCCCCTTGACCACCGCCTCCAGGGCCCGGATCTGGTTCGTATAGGTGGCGATGTCCGGGTACAGACCGACGAGGGTCTCCCAGTTCCACCCCGGCCCGGCCGACAGAACCGCGTAGAGAACCGTCGCGGCTTCGTCGTATTTGCCCATGGCGAAGAGAACCAGGGCGCGGAACTCATGGATGACGGGGACGTCCGGCGTCTTCTTCAGCACCTGATCCACAAGCGTCAGGGCCTGGTTGTAGTCGCCCGACTTGAACGCGTTGCGAGCCGCCGAGAAGACCTGCTCGTTCGTTTCGGCCACATCAGGTTCGGGCGCGGGAGCGGCGACGTTGATGGGCCGCGAATAGTCGTAGACCGCGGACGTCTGCTGGACCACGGCCGGTTGGGCCGCAGC
Proteins encoded in this region:
- a CDS encoding DUF2079 domain-containing protein, which encodes MRIDERTGSWLIVAALTAALTALTTTQALQRYDDLRTGWSWDLAYYNQWYWALTQGDGLISVRPISSYATEGPQVWKSNYLSPARYMIAPIYMAFPSPRTLLVICNVVFWWVIPAAYTLSRSESGSSRVALGAATLVPLTPLAWPIVWNDFRELTMATPFVLWAFQGVRARRVGLTAAGVAGMLACRQEFAIVVAWLAFLPPREDEDVGRKALWRLVLFDVGLGWLVLAFFGYLYFFVGRYAPQAYFNQFMGPKPTLAQTWETLSEFLRDGFGAWSILMLAVPGAALLAGFWVWNLAAGQWAMRFLTGTSWHHVRYATPAVATTIAAGVVGFSRMAAWLRGVRGGAAAMVVLWLASAVFSAAGTWSTVSRMSAIPPPVAAADVKPYWAWVSQVAPDDAVLASYEFTAPLSSRKSLYSHVMNVNEPKGYPNLRPEFRWVFWKTPEYGGVDRFVNQGFVVVHRGPSLTILRRSGTQ
- a CDS encoding cyclase family protein gives rise to the protein MQGRRVRATVLAALGLALAAVATASVRGRSEKVEQPPFWELLATLRGGRFIDLTHTFAPGIPHWGGVPDSTVETLYDFEPGGGTMGKGLLIHRYSLAGQWGTHVDPPAHFIKGLRTVDQIDVREMLLPLVVLDVHEAVAANADYTTTLDDVRAWERRHGPIPEGAFIALRTDWSKRWPDPAAMRNVDAQGVSHTPGWSREVLRYLLEDRKATAVGHETLDTDPGSATSRGDYGLEAYVLGRDRYQIEALASLDAVPEAGAIVVATFPRPRGGSGFPARVFAVAP
- a CDS encoding tetratricopeptide repeat protein — translated: YRGGWGGNGFWGGFGLGTLTGWGLGAMTTNWFQPAVVGVPMVQTMGVYDYFPTWSVGAYDGWGLGSVASTSILSGYSNPYYASVAAAQPAVVQQTSAVYDYSRPINVAAPAPEPDVAETNEQVFSAARNAFKSGDYNQALTLVDQVLKKTPDVPVIHEFRALVLFAMGKYDEAATVLYAVLSAGPGWNWETLVGLYPDIATYTNQIRALEAVVKGAPTDPASYFLLAYHYMVQGHNDAAAAQFEEVVKRAPEDKLSASFVKALKKSDELAKVAAAKPAQPPAAQPGQPPAAAANAATPPQGEAKEEPDFQPPPPPPASLHGKWTAKPNPDLTITLTLDDDAVFTWEVDSKGQKQSITGMAGYKDDTLGLFQQEGPPLSGKVSAIGPNSFTFSAAEGDKGPALTFTR